A single region of the Ancylobacter novellus DSM 506 genome encodes:
- the uvrC gene encoding excinuclease ABC subunit UvrC, producing MIARPNRDAPDLDADDADIAEIEEDVALLPEEPEEAAPAPGSVATGRAAIARAIKHAPNGPGVYRMIGPDGGVLYVGKAKSIKRRIVAYTRPAGLTARIMRMVAATAEMEFVSTGTETEALLLEANLIKQLRPRFNVLLRDDKSFPYILITRDHVSPQITKHRGARNRPGDYYGPFASVWAVNRTINALQKAFLVRSCSDSFYEARTRPCLLFQIKRCAGPCTGEVSHTDYAEYVREARDFLSGKSRAVKEQMAHEMQEASEALEFERAAALRDRLAALSAVQGTQGINPRSVEEADVFAIHQEGGATCVQVFFFRTGQNWGNHALYPRADRALEPGEVLESFLAQFYEDKPCPRLILLSHDVAERELLEEALSTRAGHRVEIATPKRGEKRELVEHALQNAREALGRKLAESASQARLLDELGRAFGLEQTPKRIEVYDNSHIMGTNAVGGMIVAGPEGFAKSQYRKFNIRSADLTPGDDYGMMREVLMRRFSRLLRESPKPVVTVATDGNDMADDATGDVQDVTEDATSDAASSAWPDLVLIDGGPGQLKAAQETLAELGVSDVPLVGVAKGPDRDAGRETFYQQGREPFRLEPRDPVLYFVQRLRDEAHRFAIGSHRARRKKDIAQSGLQEIPGIGPTRKRALLHHFGTLKAIERASLADLEGVPGVNAATARAVYDFFHTKPA from the coding sequence ATGATCGCCCGACCGAACCGCGACGCCCCCGATCTCGACGCCGACGATGCCGACATCGCCGAGATCGAGGAAGACGTCGCCCTGCTGCCCGAAGAACCCGAGGAAGCCGCGCCCGCGCCGGGCTCGGTCGCGACCGGCCGCGCCGCCATCGCCCGCGCCATCAAGCACGCGCCCAACGGGCCGGGCGTCTACCGCATGATCGGCCCGGACGGCGGCGTGCTCTATGTCGGCAAGGCCAAGAGCATCAAGCGCCGCATCGTCGCCTATACGCGCCCCGCCGGGCTGACCGCGCGCATCATGCGCATGGTAGCGGCGACCGCCGAGATGGAGTTCGTCTCGACCGGCACCGAGACCGAGGCGCTGCTGCTCGAAGCCAACCTCATCAAGCAGCTCCGCCCGCGCTTCAACGTGCTGCTGCGCGACGACAAGTCCTTCCCCTACATCCTCATCACCCGCGACCACGTCTCGCCGCAGATCACCAAGCATCGCGGCGCGCGCAACCGGCCGGGCGACTATTACGGGCCCTTCGCCTCCGTATGGGCGGTGAACCGCACCATCAACGCGCTGCAGAAGGCGTTCCTGGTGCGCTCCTGCTCGGATAGCTTCTACGAGGCCCGCACGCGGCCCTGCCTGCTGTTCCAGATCAAGCGCTGCGCCGGCCCCTGCACCGGCGAGGTGAGCCACACCGACTACGCCGAATATGTGCGCGAGGCGCGCGACTTCCTGTCCGGCAAGAGCCGGGCGGTGAAGGAGCAGATGGCGCACGAGATGCAGGAGGCGTCCGAGGCGCTGGAATTCGAGCGCGCCGCCGCGCTGCGCGACCGGCTCGCCGCGCTCTCCGCCGTGCAGGGCACGCAGGGCATCAATCCGCGCTCGGTCGAGGAGGCGGACGTCTTCGCCATCCATCAGGAAGGCGGGGCGACCTGCGTGCAGGTGTTCTTCTTCCGCACCGGCCAGAACTGGGGCAACCACGCGCTCTATCCGCGCGCCGACCGCGCCCTGGAGCCGGGCGAGGTGCTGGAATCCTTCCTCGCCCAGTTCTACGAAGACAAGCCCTGCCCGCGGCTCATCCTGCTAAGCCACGACGTCGCCGAGCGCGAACTCTTGGAAGAGGCGCTCTCCACCCGCGCCGGCCACCGCGTCGAGATCGCCACGCCGAAGCGCGGCGAGAAGCGCGAGCTGGTCGAGCACGCCTTGCAGAATGCGCGCGAGGCGCTCGGCCGCAAGCTCGCCGAGAGCGCCAGCCAGGCCCGCCTGCTCGACGAGCTCGGCCGCGCCTTCGGCCTCGAACAGACGCCGAAGCGCATCGAGGTCTACGACAACAGCCATATCATGGGCACGAATGCCGTGGGCGGGATGATCGTCGCCGGGCCGGAGGGCTTCGCCAAGAGCCAGTACCGCAAGTTCAACATCCGCTCCGCCGACCTCACGCCGGGCGACGATTACGGCATGATGCGCGAGGTCCTGATGCGCCGCTTCTCGCGGCTGCTGCGGGAGTCCCCGAAGCCGGTCGTCACCGTCGCCACCGATGGCAACGACATGGCCGACGATGCCACCGGTGACGTCCAGGATGTCACCGAAGATGCCACCAGCGATGCGGCCTCTTCCGCCTGGCCCGACCTCGTGCTGATCGACGGCGGTCCCGGCCAGCTCAAGGCGGCGCAGGAGACCCTCGCCGAACTCGGCGTCAGCGACGTTCCGCTCGTCGGCGTCGCCAAGGGGCCGGACCGCGACGCCGGCCGCGAGACCTTCTACCAGCAAGGCCGCGAGCCCTTCCGGCTGGAGCCGCGCGACCCGGTGCTCTATTTCGTCCAGCGCCTGCGCGACGAGGCGCACCGCTTCGCCATCGGCTCGCACCGAGCCCGCCGCAAAAAGGACATCGCCCAGTCCGGCCTGCAGGAGATTCCCGGCATCGGCCCGACCCGCAAACGCGCGCTGCTGCACCATTTCGGCACGCTGAAAGCCATCGAGCGTGCCTCGCTCGCCGACCTCGAAGGCGTGCCGGGCGTGAACGCCGCCACCGCGCGGGCGGTCTACGACTTCTTCCACACCAAGCCGGCGTGA
- the moaD gene encoding molybdopterin converting factor subunit 1, protein MKVLYFAWVRERVGRETEEIAVPEGVTTVADLAAFLKDRGEGYARAFENPRVVRAALDRRHAKPDTPLAGAREVAFFPPMTGG, encoded by the coding sequence GTGAAGGTGCTCTATTTCGCCTGGGTGCGCGAGCGCGTCGGGCGCGAGACCGAAGAGATCGCGGTGCCGGAGGGCGTGACCACGGTGGCCGACCTCGCCGCCTTCCTGAAGGATCGTGGCGAGGGATATGCGCGGGCCTTCGAGAATCCGCGGGTGGTGCGCGCCGCGCTCGACCGCCGGCACGCCAAGCCGGATACGCCGCTCGCCGGCGCACGCGAGGTCGCGTTCTTCCCGCCCATGACGGGCGGCTGA
- the pgsA gene encoding CDP-diacylglycerol--glycerol-3-phosphate 3-phosphatidyltransferase: MVDVTTQQRMPTEVKRGHALALPNLLTYGRCVAVPLVAACLFWSDILEGGLWLRWVALALYIVAAITDFFDGYLARVWSQQSAIGRMLDPIADKLLVSTSLLMLASDGTIRGWSLWAAIVILCREILVSGLREFLAELRVSVPVTRLAKWKTTAQLVAVAVLLAGPAADKLVPGITLFGLILLWIAALLTLYTGWDYFRAGARHLIEDE, encoded by the coding sequence ATGGTCGATGTCACAACCCAGCAGAGGATGCCGACCGAGGTGAAACGGGGTCACGCACTCGCGCTGCCGAACCTGCTCACCTATGGCCGCTGCGTGGCCGTGCCGCTGGTGGCAGCCTGCCTGTTCTGGTCCGACATATTGGAAGGCGGGCTGTGGCTGCGCTGGGTGGCGCTGGCGCTCTACATCGTCGCCGCCATCACCGATTTCTTCGACGGCTATCTCGCCCGCGTCTGGTCGCAGCAATCGGCCATCGGCCGCATGCTCGATCCCATCGCCGACAAGCTGCTGGTCTCGACCTCGCTCCTGATGCTGGCCTCCGACGGCACCATTCGCGGCTGGTCGCTCTGGGCCGCCATCGTCATCCTGTGCCGCGAGATCCTGGTCTCGGGCCTGCGCGAATTCCTTGCCGAGCTGCGCGTCTCCGTGCCGGTCACGCGCCTCGCCAAGTGGAAGACCACGGCGCAGCTGGTCGCGGTCGCGGTGCTGCTGGCAGGTCCGGCGGCGGACAAGCTGGTGCCCGGCATCACCCTGTTCGGACTGATCCTGCTCTGGATCGCGGCGCTGCTGACGCTCTATACCGGCTGGGATTATTTCCGTGCCGGCGCCCGCCACCTGATCGAGGACGAGTAG